In a single window of the Verrucomicrobiia bacterium genome:
- a CDS encoding tyrosine recombinase XerC, translating into MSRAPIAPDEQPKDSPLPDLPEDPHLREFLRHLAIDRDASVYTQRNYRDALLEFCNWHRQERNAAPDWAGLQRDDFRSFLRFLGRKQLGRAAIQLRFSALRTFYKFLVRRGAVQTSPVRNLALPKLAKRLPKYLTADQMLSLLNAPLAPLSPRESKARKRGRPIGATICYRDVAILETIYSCGLRVSELCGLRVEDIDAPEQLVRVRGKGKKERMVPIGEPALKAIETYWSLLPNRPAGADPVFLAEKPEPTAVAPYVLQTRLKKHLATAGLDPSLTPHKLRHSYATHLLDAGADLRSVQELLGHAHLVTTQVYTHVTTERLKKVYDQAHPRA; encoded by the coding sequence ATGAGCCGCGCCCCCATTGCGCCGGATGAGCAGCCCAAGGATTCTCCGCTGCCTGATCTTCCCGAAGATCCACATCTGCGCGAGTTCCTTCGACACCTTGCGATCGATCGCGACGCGTCCGTTTACACGCAGCGCAATTACCGCGATGCATTGTTGGAATTCTGTAACTGGCATCGACAGGAACGCAACGCGGCGCCGGACTGGGCGGGTTTGCAGCGCGACGATTTCCGTTCGTTCCTTCGGTTTCTGGGCCGCAAACAACTCGGCCGCGCAGCCATTCAGCTTCGATTCTCCGCATTGCGCACGTTTTACAAGTTTCTCGTGCGCCGTGGTGCCGTCCAAACCTCGCCTGTCCGGAACCTTGCCTTACCCAAGCTTGCCAAGCGCCTGCCAAAGTATTTAACCGCGGATCAAATGCTGTCGCTTCTGAACGCTCCGCTTGCGCCGTTGTCACCGCGTGAGAGCAAAGCAAGGAAACGGGGGCGTCCGATTGGGGCGACGATTTGCTACCGCGACGTGGCAATTCTGGAAACGATTTACTCCTGCGGCTTGCGGGTGAGCGAGTTGTGCGGGTTGCGCGTTGAGGATATTGATGCGCCAGAGCAGCTGGTTCGTGTTCGTGGGAAAGGCAAGAAGGAGCGGATGGTGCCGATCGGGGAGCCTGCGTTAAAAGCGATTGAAACCTATTGGAGCCTTCTGCCGAACCGTCCGGCCGGCGCGGACCCAGTTTTTCTAGCTGAAAAACCGGAACCCACGGCGGTTGCCCCGTACGTGTTGCAAACGCGATTGAAGAAACATCTTGCCACGGCGGGATTGGATCCCTCGTTGACGCCGCACAAGTTGCGTCACAGTTACGCGACGCACCTGCTGGACGCGGGCGCGGATTTGCGGAGCGTTCAGGAATTGCTGGGCCACGCGCATCTGGTCACGACGCAGGTTTACACGCATGTGACCACCGAGCGGCTCAAAAAGGTTTACGACCAGGCGCATCCGCGCGCCTGA